A stretch of DNA from Macrotis lagotis isolate mMagLag1 chromosome X, bilby.v1.9.chrom.fasta, whole genome shotgun sequence:
attatgaaaaataaggGGTACTTCTAGTAGGCCTGGGCCTTACCCTCATGAAGCCTTAATATAATAGGCCTCTAGATTGGCAGAGCTGACTTTCAAGAAGTTTATGCCCTACTTGAACTGTGTGTGTGCTGGAGTTATGGAAACCCTGGCATCAGGTAGGCCTGGGATGTATGgctttttccagttatttagtgCATTTAAAGTACACACATAAAACTCCCCATCAAAATAGTGAGACTTATGGTTACACGTTTTTATGACTTTTTAGTTTGCAAAACAGTATACACATAgttatctcattggatctttcAGCAACCCTGGGGGGAAGAGTGCTAGGATTCcgattcctgttttacagatgagaaaactcaggcagAGGGGAAGTcacctacccagggtcacatgactacTTAAATGTCCAAGATCAGACATTATCCCAGTTTCAGGGCTCTTTTGGGTGGGCCACCTAGTTGTCTCAGTAGTGTTTATAAAGAACTTGTGCAAAAACTTTGCAGAGGGCTTTCCCTGTGTCAGtccatttaattcttttaataacCCTATGACAATCTACCTAGACCTTGAGCTTTTTTCCTAGTTCAGATGGTCAGGGATGGAGTGGATTTGTCAAAAATGGTTCCTTTCCTTTGGTTCTCATGATCAGGCAGCAGGAAAACAGGGCAGGGAGATGGGGCCTTAGAGTAAcacttctccctccccttccaggTAGTGCAGGGACCCCTGTGATGTTCAATGAGAATGGGGATGCTCCTGGGCGCTATGACATCTTCCAGTATCAAGTGACAAATGGGAGTGGAGGCTACCATGCTGTGGGCCAGTGGACTGAATCCTTGAAGCTCAACGTGAGTGGGGTTTGTGGTTGAGGAAGTGGAAAAGTGGGAGGCAAGGGGCCATCCCCTCTAATGCCTTAGTATTTGTCTCAGGTACAAGCCTGAGACACAAGCAAGATGATTTTGGAGTCCTTATGGTCTCTAGGAATAAGCCAGATTCCGAGTCAGCTCCAGGGGGACAGTCCTGACAAAGAGTAGGTTTGGTGACTTCAGACATATGGGGCTTTACTTATTAACAAAACCAATAGTGACATCTTCCTTGAGGATGACCAGCAGGAGTGGGTAGAGGTGGGAGACCTAGTGAGGACTGAGGAGGAAGGATCTGAGAAGGTACAATGAGATCAAATTGGGCTCCATGGATAGGACTTCAGAGGTGTCCAAGAACCTGGATGGGAAAAACAGGCCATCTTGATTTTTACTCACCTGAAACTCtcatttagcatttccttcagttatttaaaaagaTGGTTCTAGGAAGGGGTCCATAAGACCCCCAAAAGGTGAAGCAAGTATGTTTGAAATGATTTCCTGTAACCTCTATCCTCAGGTAGAAGAATTAGAGTGGTCAGGCAGCCCCTTGCTGCCACCGACTTCTCTGTGCAGCCTCCCATGTGGGCCTGGGGAACGAAAGAAGATGGTGAAAGGAGTCCCCTGCTGTTGGCACTGTGAACCTTGTGATGGTTACCGCTACCAGGTGGATGAGTTTACATGTGAGGCCTGCCCGCTAGGAGCCAGGCCCACACTGAATCACACTGGCTGCCGACCCACACCTGTCATCCGCCTTGACTGGGCCTCTCCATGGGCAATCTTGCCCCTTCTGCTGGCTGTGGCAGGCATTGTAGCCACTGCCTCTGTGCTAGCCACTTTTATAAGGCACCACAATACCCCTATTGTCCGGGCCTCAGGCCGTGAGTTAAGTTATATCCTTCTTACAGGAATCTTCCTTATCTATGCCATCACCTTCCTCATGGTGGCTGAACCCGGTCCTAGCATCTGTGCTGCCCGACGTCTTCTTCTTGGCTTAGGCACTGCCTTGAGCTACTCTGCCCTGCTCACCAAGACCAACCGTATCTACCGCATCTTTGAGCGTGGCAAGAGATCTGTCACCCCACCACCCTTCATCAGCCCCACTTCCCAGCTCATCATCACCTTTAGCCTCACTTCTGTGCAGGTTTGTTTTCTAGGGTCAAGTCCCTTCACTAGTGGCAAGGCCAAGGTCCATAGGGATTGGGGTAGAGCAATACAAAACTCAGAAAGGGTCtcactttaaaaatgattaaggCACTAGAGAGTAAAGAATTTCTTCCTGCAAAGTAGACCACCAATctttaattgaattatttttaaattggaaaatgtGACAGATAACTCTGAATTGGCTCTCATGTAAAACAGTTGCCTTTTTAGGTCATAGGGGTAGTTACCTGGTTGGGTTTCCAGCCACCACACAGTGTCATCGACTATGAAGAACAGCGGACACCAGACCCTGAACAAGCTCGGGGTGTCCTCAAGTGTGATATGTCAGATCTCTCTCTGATCGGTTGCCTCGGTTACAGCCTGGTGCTTATGGTAACCTGCACTGTCTATGCAATCAAGGCTCGTGGGGTTCCAGAGACCTTCAATGAGGCCAAGCCCATTGGCTTCACCATGTACACTACCTGCATTGTGTGGCTTGCTTTTGTCCCCATTTTCTTTGGCACAGCCCAGTCAGCTGAGAAGGTGAGGATGCAGCCCCTTTGGTATTCTTGGGAAGAAATTTGAATGCAGTCACTTTGACATTTGAATAGTTGCCAATTAATTTGATCAGGTATCTGCTCATGTATCATTAACCCATTCATACATGTTGCCAATTGTTCATTTTATCCCATGTTCACTTGTGGATTTTATTCCTTCATCCTTTTCCTTCTGTTCTACCCTGCCTATAATGGGCCCTTTCCTATCTCTGGGTCTTCAACCTGACCATCCTTTCCAACCCCTAAAATGCCATCCCTCCTTTTCACTGAACCCCACCCAGGAGATTCATCTCTTGTCCTCTGGCAGCTGGGGAGTATCACTGGGGTACAGAACAGGAAAGGAGGTAGGTTGATTGCTTTGGGCCAGGCCAACACTGCTTTCCTTTGGATTAGATATACATCCAGACTACAACCCTGACTGTGTCCATGAGTCTCAGTGCCTCGGTTTCCCTGGGGATGCTTTATGCACCCAAGGTGTACATCATCATCTTCCATCCTGAGCAGAATGTTCAAAAGCGCAAACGTAGCTTCAAGGCGACCTCCACCCTGGTAGCTCCCAGTGAGGAGGGCTGTGCTACCAAGTAGCTGGAAGAAGGTCAGGTCCCAGAATGTGTGGAGTGATTGTTGTCTCCAAGTCAACTGTGGGCTGTTCTTTTGAGTGGAGCCTAGGATATGGCTGTGGGGATGGGGTTGATGGCCATGGTTATGGGAGGAAGAGTGGTTGAAGCTAGGGGACCTGAGGGGAAGACTGGGATCCTTTGGTGATTACTAGCAGAACTGTTAGTTCTGAGGGGTCTAAGGTAGGTAAGCTCTAATCTTCCTGCAGAAAGTGGTACCCCCCCCACTAATcttggaaaagattaaaaaaagaacagacaTTTTTATTAGATCTGCCTTGATAGTGGTGGGGAGCTGTTACTGCAAGGGGTTTGCTGGAGTTCCAGAGAGGTCTCtatttcctccattccttccaGAACCATGCAGTATCTCCAGAAGTCTTTGGAAGGCCTGAAGCCTGTGGGAATAGATGCCTATACTCAGCCCTGCCCTGCCCACCTCCAGCTCCATGGAGATGGATGGTTGGCACCTCCCTCTTTCACACCTCCCCCTTTGGGAACCAAGATGCAGATTCCTACCTCTGGACAGTCTCCTGCTCCTCACACTGATGTCTTAGCGCCTGCTCCCACTGCTTTTTGGCATTCTCCAGCAGCTCTCGCTGGGTTTGGGCTTCAGCTAGTAACTGCTGCCTGTGCTTTTCCTATGAGGACAGAAGCAAAACTACTGCTATCTTCCTGCTGCCCTGAATTTCTCTCTTCTTAAGCTGTTGTTACTGGGCTCTCACCTGCTCTTGCTTCTGCCTGGCCCGGGACACATTCCTCCAGTCTTCCAAAACCTGCTTTTTGGCTTGAGCCTGCCTCAGAGCACTCTGCAATAAAGCCTGCTTCCTCTGGCTGGCCTCTAATTGCTCCAGGGCCTGTGGTAGGGCACTCTCAATGGCTTCTACCTGCTTCTGATGCTCAGCCTTCAGGTTTTTCCAGAGATTTTGGGCTGTGCTAGCTTCAGCCCCTGGATCAGGGCAGAGGGAAACTGAGTTCAATTCTCTGGGCTGCTCTTTCTTCCAGGCAGCCTTTTAAGCTGCCTCTGTGgcattttcccctcccctccagaGGTTCTggagctcccccccccccccaaggagttGTAGAGCCTCCCGCTCCCCACCAGGGGCTCTGGAATTCTCACGGATTTCTTCTTCGGTGTTCACAGTCATGTCCGTGTGCTCCAGGAATCCCTGGAGGGCATCGACCACCTGCAGCTGACCCCAGAGCAACTTCTCCTTTTTCATCGAGTCCTGGGGGAGGAAGGTTCAGGAACAGCTTTCAAAACCCTTCCCCTCAGATCGAAGCGCCACCTGAGGAGGGGCGGCGGGTCACCTCGAAAATTCCTCGGGGTTCGAACTAGCACCTGGGAGGAAGAGGCAGCTCGTGGCATGGGGGGGGCAGGTTCCCCGAGCGCTCACCTTCCAGAATTCTGCCAGCAGAGAGGGTGAAACGTCCTCCTGAAGGCCGGGGGCCGCAAGGGCGGCTGAGGCTGAGGCCAGAGccctggggggggtgggggaggcagaCAATGTAGGGGGCTAGCCTGAAAGAGGAAATGagccctccccccacctcagcccccgGCCCCGCCTTCTCCTCAGGCCCCTTACTCCTCCGCGCCCAGGGCCGCAGTCACCGCCGCATCAGTGCCCCCTCCAGCCGCCATAGCTTCCAAAGCGCCGTCGTTCGGCGCGCCCAACATCACACACCCATTGGCTGGGGCGGGAAGCTGCGCCCTCCCAATGACTGCCGAGCCGGGCCTCGGGCACTTATTGGTCACCCTTGAACCCGCCCCTTCGGAGGCCGGTTGGTGGTAGACTCCGTCTGGGCCCGCCCTCTGGGCCATCACCGGCCTCCTATTGGCTCAGCGCAGCACGGCGCGCAGCAGAGCCGGCCAGAGAACGTTCCTcggccctggggagcaccagcgAATGTGGGCCTCCCCGGCCTGGCAGGACCGCCTTTCCCTTGGGCAGCCGCGCTCCTGGccgagggtggggtgggggtggggtgtgcCACAGGCCTTCCTTTGGCCTGCTCCTTCTTACTGTTTTTCCCAGCACTGAGCGAAGGGAGGGCCCCAACCAAGCAACAGACTGCTGAGCCTTGGGGACTTGGGGCAGAGAAAGGCTTGGCCACCGGCCCAGGGCCCGAGCTGCCCGGGGGCTCCTTcctcctgcctctctctcttcctctttctccctcgcgcccccccccccccccccccagcaatcCTGCCCTTTTTAGCCCAGTGTTGCAATTGAAGAAAGACAAATTAATTGTCCTGCTTAGGGTCAGCCAGCTACCACaacaattcaaattcagctctatTTGATCCCAAAGGCTAGTCTCTCAGCATTTAGCCACCTAGTTCCTTAAGCTCAAAAGAGAAAACAAGTCTAAGGTACTGTATGCACCTTCAAGATGGGCACACATGCTGATTAAAGTGATAAGTGGACTTCTAACAGCTCAAAGTATGGAACAAGAGGCACTGGAAAATCATCCTCCCAAAACTTTGAACCCTTTTTTAAACACTCCCTTCCAAGACAAAAAGACAACCAGTCAGCAAAAAAATCCTGAACCCTCCTGGAGCTTCCCCCACCCCTTCAGAAGAAAAGAGGCCATCCTCAGACCATTCCTTGAATCCCTTTAGGCAGATCAATGGAGGTTCTCCAGCTCATCCCTTGTCAGCCACTACCACTTAATTCCAGAGGAGTCTGCTGATTTACAGAACAGGAAAAGTAAACAAGCAGGATATGAGAGAAGGGAAGCCACCAACTCAAAATCCTCTAGCAAAACGTACTAACTCTGGAAAGGAATCCCTGGTTCTCTTGACCTCCTGGTAACTGGAGCCTTTGAAATCAATACTAGGCCAAGGAATTTGTCATTGCATTTTGGGCCCAAAGACTTCTTTTCTACTAACTCCCCATGCAGCCCTGGccaattcccttcccttctctaggC
This window harbors:
- the LOC141502658 gene encoding outer kinetochore KNL1 complex subunit ZWINT-like isoform X1: MLGAPNDGALEAMAAGGGTDAAVTAALGAEEALASASAALAAPGLQEDVSPSLLAEFWKDSMKKEKLLWGQLQVVDALQGFLEHTDMTVNTEEEIRENSRAPGAEASTAQNLWKNLKAEHQKQVEAIESALPQALEQLEASQRKQALLQSALRQAQAKKQVLEDWRNVSRARQKQEQEKHRQQLLAEAQTQRELLENAKKQWEQALRHQCEEQETVQRLQAFQRLLEILHGSGRNGGNRDLSGTPANPLQ
- the LOC141502658 gene encoding outer kinetochore KNL1 complex subunit ZWINT-like isoform X2: MLGAPNDGALEAMAAGGGTDAAVTAALGAEEALASASAALAAPGLQEDVSPSLLAEFWKDSMKKEKLLWGQLQVVDALQGFLEHTDMTVNTEEEIRAEASTAQNLWKNLKAEHQKQVEAIESALPQALEQLEASQRKQALLQSALRQAQAKKQVLEDWRNVSRARQKQEQEKHRQQLLAEAQTQRELLENAKKQWEQALRHQCEEQETVQRLQAFQRLLEILHGSGRNGGNRDLSGTPANPLQ